A window of the Syntrophothermus lipocalidus DSM 12680 genome harbors these coding sequences:
- a CDS encoding pilus assembly FimT family protein, which translates to MQRGRIRTTVRGFTLLELGVVLAIIGVLVLIAVPKFSVLSDYIKLRKDAIEISRQLRLARHRAVATMQSNQVRFYPDYQYYRVYQPTTKTYMLSSGVRFLYVSFPKDPRGWIMCQFSPLGVPTAGGTVALENRRGQRLYVVVNPVVGRVRLSSTPPVE; encoded by the coding sequence ATGCAGAGGGGTAGGATAAGGACAACGGTCAGGGGTTTTACTTTACTGGAACTTGGGGTCGTTCTGGCAATTATCGGGGTTCTGGTACTGATAGCCGTTCCCAAGTTTAGCGTCCTTTCGGATTACATAAAACTAAGAAAAGATGCAATCGAAATATCCAGACAGCTGCGGTTGGCCCGTCACCGGGCAGTGGCAACCATGCAATCGAACCAGGTTCGCTTTTACCCCGACTACCAGTATTACCGGGTCTACCAGCCTACTACCAAGACCTACATGTTGAGTTCAGGGGTCAGATTTCTCTATGTCAGTTTTCCCAAGGACCCTCGGGGTTGGATTATGTGCCAGTTCAGTCCCTTGGGAGTTCCTACAGCAGGGGGTACGGTGGCTTTGGAGAACCGCCGTGGTCAGCGCTTGTACGTGGTGGTCAATCCCGTGGTGGGCCGGGTTCGGCTGTCTTCTACGCCTCCGGTGGAGTGA
- a CDS encoding DUF2179 domain-containing protein, with the protein MSLVFDLMFIFFARIIDVSLGTVRMILTIRGERYLAAGIGFFEIMVYVVALGKVINSLHEPPRLIAYCLGFASGVLVGIVIEERLALGYRGLQVITDYNNDRLVEYLRDQGFGVTTWEGSGREGPKLVINIFVKRNLAQQVSEKIEEVDPNAFIVFMEPKYFRGGYIKK; encoded by the coding sequence GTGTCCTTGGTATTTGATCTGATGTTCATATTTTTTGCTCGGATCATCGACGTTTCTTTGGGAACGGTGCGCATGATCCTTACTATTCGCGGAGAACGGTACCTGGCAGCTGGTATCGGGTTTTTCGAAATAATGGTATATGTAGTGGCTTTGGGCAAGGTGATTAACAGCCTGCATGAACCTCCCCGGCTTATTGCCTACTGTTTAGGTTTTGCCAGCGGCGTTTTAGTGGGTATTGTCATAGAGGAAAGACTGGCGCTCGGCTACAGGGGGCTACAGGTTATAACCGATTACAACAATGATAGGTTGGTTGAATACCTGCGAGACCAGGGGTTTGGAGTCACGACATGGGAAGGAAGCGGTCGTGAGGGCCCCAAACTGGTTATTAACATTTTTGTGAAACGAAATCTTGCCCAACAGGTGTCAGAGAAAATAGAAGAGGTAGACCCGAACGCGTTTATAGTTTTCATGGAGCCCAAGTATTTTCGAGGTGGATACATAAAGAAGTAG